In the Litoribacterium kuwaitense genome, one interval contains:
- a CDS encoding Txe/YoeB family addiction module toxin yields MGYAIKIKKNAKKDLPKLKRTQLHKKFDKLIEVIKENPFQNPPPYEKLVGVPYYSRRLNIQHRLVYSVNEELKEIIILSIWSHYERGL; encoded by the coding sequence TTGGGATACGCTATAAAGATAAAGAAAAATGCTAAAAAAGATTTACCCAAACTGAAAAGGACACAGCTTCATAAAAAGTTTGATAAACTGATTGAAGTGATTAAAGAAAATCCTTTTCAAAATCCTCCACCTTATGAAAAATTAGTCGGTGTACCTTACTATTCCAGGCGTTTAAACATTCAGCATAGACTAGTTTATAGTGTTAATGAAGAACTGAAAGAAATAATTATTTTGTCGATTTGGTCACATTACGAAAGAGGATTATAG
- a CDS encoding type II toxin-antitoxin system Phd/YefM family antitoxin, translating to MLSFNPTNARQNLFQLIKQVNDNNTPIEITSSKNDDGAVLISKRDWDSIQETLYLQSAGVLDRIKHFEDEETEDLGDIDWDTL from the coding sequence TTGTTAAGTTTTAATCCAACCAATGCAAGGCAAAACCTTTTCCAATTGATTAAACAAGTTAATGATAATAACACACCGATTGAAATTACTAGTTCAAAAAATGATGATGGTGCAGTTCTTATCAGCAAAAGAGATTGGGATTCCATACAGGAAACACTATATTTACAAAGTGCTGGGGTTCTTGATCGAATTAAACATTTTGAAGATGAAGAGACGGAGGATTTGGGTGATATAGATTGGGATACGCTATAA
- a CDS encoding transglutaminase TgpA family protein, protein MQWLQKHSQWLGTLILYTAGFLLFIEWLRPLEDISTTTQVQVFIVFAAFCFVLSFFQLPFIISFVLKLSGMLFILHLMFFKDVPLFSFDWIEYVLLDSWENILAISSGQWWDMTSIFRSLLFFVLLWLMSYLMYYWVIQIHRLFSFFLVTLLYLGVVDTFTLYDASEAIVRAFLIGLLAVGLLFMVRLRHKEGAFFKTSTFMKRAVLPLVLLILFSGAVGYAAPKAAPQWPDPVPFLQGAASDVTGNTVKRVGYGDNDSRLGGPFIGDQGPVFQAIGDEFSYWRVESKDYYTGKGWETSIDSPLHMTAQDQVDLQLIEPSVETTSETVEIVMDESAAFPHLVYPSGLREVETASYTDLLINRFTGKIFPSRDDQQNILNRYTLTYDAPNFQREQLEQVPVGGSDAQPIYTQLPDNLPQRVYDLAEQITVGTTNRFEQAKAIEQYFSDNGFEYNTKDVAVPSAEQDYVDQFLFETQKGYCDNFSTSMVVLMRTLDIPTRWVKGFTQGTYHDTTDDGRLVYEITNENAHSWVEVYFPGSGWVPFEPTRGFSGPQLFEEERRAAEAFQPAQEEEASTHEEEEQDSEVQEESAEDEESASAASGPSIPWGSVLSVLAWVSGILGAIFLVTVWVTRRKWFIKYIVWKYKKRDDDAAFQDAFDRLLRVLHNTGLVRKHGQTLRSYAKEVDESLGNEDMGRLTTMYERTLYYAKESSPKEQWKEGVDLWENLIRRILA, encoded by the coding sequence ATGCAGTGGCTTCAGAAACACTCACAATGGCTTGGAACCTTAATTTTATATACTGCTGGGTTTTTATTGTTTATCGAATGGTTACGTCCTCTTGAAGACATTTCAACGACGACGCAAGTTCAAGTTTTTATCGTCTTTGCGGCCTTTTGTTTTGTCCTTTCCTTTTTTCAGCTCCCATTTATCATTTCGTTCGTGTTAAAGCTATCAGGGATGCTATTTATTTTACATTTGATGTTTTTTAAAGATGTACCGCTGTTTTCCTTCGATTGGATCGAATATGTCCTGCTTGATAGCTGGGAGAATATATTAGCGATTTCGAGTGGACAATGGTGGGACATGACGAGCATTTTCCGCAGCCTTTTATTTTTCGTCCTCCTGTGGTTAATGAGTTACTTAATGTATTACTGGGTGATTCAGATTCACCGGCTTTTTTCCTTCTTTTTAGTTACACTGCTCTATTTAGGTGTTGTTGATACGTTTACCTTATATGATGCAAGTGAAGCGATCGTGCGGGCATTTTTAATCGGACTTTTAGCAGTAGGCCTGTTATTTATGGTCAGATTAAGGCATAAAGAGGGCGCTTTTTTTAAAACATCAACTTTTATGAAAAGGGCAGTGCTTCCGTTAGTGCTGTTGATCTTATTTAGTGGTGCGGTGGGTTATGCAGCACCAAAAGCAGCGCCGCAATGGCCTGATCCAGTTCCATTTTTACAAGGTGCAGCGTCAGACGTAACGGGAAACACTGTGAAGCGTGTAGGCTATGGAGATAACGATTCGCGGCTGGGCGGTCCATTTATTGGTGATCAAGGCCCGGTGTTTCAAGCGATCGGAGACGAGTTCTCTTACTGGCGTGTAGAATCTAAAGATTATTACACTGGCAAAGGGTGGGAAACATCGATTGATTCGCCATTGCATATGACAGCACAAGACCAGGTTGACTTGCAATTAATTGAGCCAAGCGTTGAAACGACTTCAGAGACTGTGGAAATTGTCATGGACGAAAGCGCCGCGTTTCCCCATCTTGTTTATCCATCCGGTCTTCGTGAAGTGGAGACAGCGTCATATACGGACTTATTGATTAATCGCTTTACTGGTAAAATCTTTCCGTCTCGGGATGATCAGCAAAACATACTCAATCGCTATACGCTCACATATGATGCGCCAAATTTTCAAAGAGAGCAGCTGGAACAAGTGCCTGTCGGAGGCAGTGATGCTCAGCCGATCTACACGCAGCTTCCGGACAATTTACCACAGCGTGTGTACGATTTAGCAGAGCAAATTACTGTAGGCACAACGAATCGTTTTGAGCAGGCAAAAGCGATCGAGCAATACTTTTCTGATAATGGATTCGAGTATAATACAAAGGATGTTGCTGTACCGAGTGCGGAGCAAGACTACGTAGACCAGTTTCTTTTCGAAACTCAAAAAGGCTACTGTGATAACTTTTCCACGTCGATGGTTGTGTTAATGAGAACCCTCGATATTCCGACGCGTTGGGTCAAAGGCTTTACGCAAGGCACGTATCATGATACGACTGATGATGGGCGTCTTGTCTACGAGATTACAAATGAAAATGCCCACTCGTGGGTAGAGGTTTATTTCCCGGGGAGCGGTTGGGTGCCATTTGAGCCGACACGAGGGTTTAGTGGCCCGCAGTTATTTGAAGAAGAGCGCCGCGCTGCTGAAGCGTTCCAACCCGCACAAGAAGAGGAAGCATCAACCCATGAAGAAGAGGAGCAGGATTCTGAAGTGCAGGAAGAATCGGCAGAGGATGAGGAGTCGGCGAGTGCGGCATCAGGACCATCGATTCCATGGGGATCTGTATTAAGTGTCTTGGCATGGGTCAGTGGCATCCTTGGAGCAATTTTTCTCGTAACCGTTTGGGTAACGAGAAGAAAATGGTTTATCAAGTACATTGTGTGGAAGTATAAAAAGCGCGATGACGACGCTGCTTTTCAAGATGCATTCGATCGTTTGCTGCGCGTGCTCCACAATACAGGGCTCGTAAGAAAGCATGGGCAAACACTGAGAAGCTATGCGAAAGAGGTCGATGAATCCTTAGGTAATGAGGATATGGGTCGCTTGACAACGATGTATGAACGCACACTCTACTATGCGAAAGAAAGCTCTCCAAAAGAGCAATGGAAAGAGGGCGTCGACCTTTGGGAAAATTTAATTCGTCGGATCTTGGCTTGA
- a CDS encoding NupC/NupG family nucleoside CNT transporter, which translates to MNYFLLINIIGILVFIGVAYLFSKDKKNVHWKSVGILVVFNLFLAWLLTAFPGGRWFVGKVAEAFNWLIETAFSGVGFAFASMVNVENMDVVFSALMPILLVVPLFDILTYFGILPKIIKGLGWGLSKLTGQPKFESFYAIEMMFLGNTEALAVSGGQLRSMTPQRLFTISLMSMSCVSAAMIGVYTTMIPAEFVLTAVPLNVINAIIVTSILNPVVITKEEDVIFEIKKEDKPPFFSYLGDSILGAGKLILIITAMIIAFVSLAALIDKVLLLIAPWLTLSNILGVVMTPFALLLGLPIDEAFQTAQFMGTKLVTNEFVVMMQMMPILDTFSPHMLAVLSTFMVSFANFSTIGMILGCFNGIVDKEKAEFLSKGVWMMILSGTLVSLLSAGFVGLFVW; encoded by the coding sequence ATGAACTACTTTTTGCTAATTAACATTATTGGAATATTAGTCTTTATAGGCGTAGCTTATCTTTTTTCAAAAGACAAGAAAAATGTTCATTGGAAATCAGTTGGCATCCTCGTTGTTTTTAACCTTTTTTTAGCTTGGCTTTTGACGGCGTTCCCGGGAGGACGCTGGTTTGTTGGTAAAGTGGCTGAAGCTTTTAACTGGTTAATTGAAACTGCATTTTCGGGGGTCGGATTTGCTTTTGCAAGTATGGTCAATGTTGAAAATATGGACGTTGTGTTCAGTGCATTAATGCCGATTTTACTCGTTGTGCCTTTATTCGATATTCTTACTTACTTTGGAATTCTGCCGAAAATCATTAAAGGGCTCGGCTGGGGACTTTCAAAACTGACTGGTCAGCCGAAGTTTGAATCGTTTTATGCGATCGAAATGATGTTCCTTGGCAATACAGAAGCCTTGGCTGTGTCGGGTGGACAACTGCGTTCCATGACGCCGCAGCGTTTGTTTACAATTTCTTTAATGTCAATGAGCTGTGTATCCGCAGCGATGATTGGTGTTTATACAACCATGATCCCGGCCGAATTTGTGTTGACGGCTGTACCGTTGAATGTGATCAACGCTATTATTGTTACAAGTATCCTTAACCCTGTCGTCATAACGAAGGAAGAGGATGTCATCTTTGAGATAAAAAAAGAAGATAAACCCCCTTTCTTTTCGTACCTTGGGGATTCTATCCTTGGCGCCGGAAAGCTGATTTTAATTATCACAGCGATGATTATTGCCTTTGTTTCCTTAGCAGCATTGATTGATAAAGTCCTTCTGCTTATTGCGCCTTGGTTGACGCTAAGCAATATTCTTGGCGTCGTGATGACACCATTTGCACTGCTTCTCGGATTGCCTATAGATGAAGCGTTTCAAACAGCGCAGTTCATGGGGACGAAATTAGTCACGAATGAGTTTGTCGTCATGATGCAAATGATGCCAATACTGGATACGTTCAGTCCGCATATGCTTGCAGTGCTTAGCACCTTCATGGTGTCCTTTGCGAACTTTTCCACCATCGGAATGATCCTCGGATGCTTTAACGGAATTGTGGATAAAGAAAAAGCAGAGTTTCTGTCAAAAGGCGTATGGATGATGATCCTTTCGGGAACATTAGTTTCCTTGTTGAGTGCCGGTTTCGTCGGATTATTTGTTTGGTAA
- the mtnA gene encoding S-methyl-5-thioribose-1-phosphate isomerase — protein MIDVKHIESVTFNGEKIVLLDQTKLPLEEVYLEITTMKDLWEAIFELKVRGAPAIGIAAAYGVALGASQLEEQAYDEFLVKYEEISDYLASSRPTAVNLFWALNRMKRIVVDNKETSVADIKQMLHKEADAIKKDDAEICESIGENALTLMKDGMTVLTHCNAGGIATAKYGTALAPIYLAKERGMEIKVFADETRPLLQGARLTTWELMQADVDVTLITDNMAAMVMQQGKIDAVIVGCDRIAANGDTANKIGTYGLAVLAQKHHIPFYVASPLSTIDMETATGAEIPIEERPAKEITQGFGKQTAPSGVKVYNPAFDVTPNELITAIITEKGIVQAPYYESLQTVFE, from the coding sequence ATGATAGACGTGAAGCATATAGAGTCTGTAACATTCAATGGAGAAAAAATTGTCCTTCTTGATCAAACCAAATTGCCTTTGGAAGAAGTTTATTTAGAAATTACGACAATGAAAGATTTGTGGGAGGCCATTTTTGAGCTTAAGGTTCGTGGTGCTCCAGCGATTGGAATTGCTGCTGCATATGGTGTTGCCCTCGGCGCAAGTCAATTGGAAGAACAGGCGTATGATGAATTTTTAGTAAAATATGAAGAGATTTCAGATTACCTTGCATCCTCTCGTCCGACAGCAGTAAATTTATTTTGGGCGCTTAATCGAATGAAAAGGATTGTCGTAGACAACAAAGAAACATCTGTTGCTGACATTAAACAGATGCTTCACAAAGAGGCGGATGCCATTAAAAAGGACGACGCGGAGATTTGTGAATCGATCGGGGAGAATGCCCTTACATTAATGAAAGATGGAATGACCGTCCTCACACACTGTAATGCAGGCGGAATTGCAACCGCGAAGTACGGGACAGCGCTTGCACCAATCTATCTTGCCAAAGAGCGTGGCATGGAAATCAAAGTGTTTGCAGATGAGACACGACCGTTATTGCAAGGGGCTCGTCTGACCACATGGGAATTGATGCAAGCGGATGTCGATGTCACCTTAATTACTGACAACATGGCTGCGATGGTGATGCAGCAAGGTAAAATCGATGCTGTAATTGTAGGCTGTGACCGTATTGCGGCGAATGGAGACACGGCGAACAAAATTGGTACGTATGGTCTTGCTGTGCTTGCGCAAAAGCATCATATTCCTTTTTACGTCGCAAGTCCACTATCGACGATTGATATGGAGACAGCGACTGGCGCTGAAATTCCTATTGAAGAGCGTCCTGCCAAAGAGATTACGCAAGGTTTTGGAAAACAGACCGCACCTAGCGGGGTGAAGGTGTATAATCCGGCATTTGATGTAACTCCGAATGAGCTAATTACAGCGATTATTACGGAAAAAGGGATTGTACAAGCGCCATACTATGAAAGTTTGCAAACAGTATTTGAATAA
- the guaA gene encoding glutamine-hydrolyzing GMP synthase: MTNANDIILVLDFGGQYNQLITRRVREFGVYSELHSHKMAVEEIKDMNPKGIIFSGGPNSVYEEGAFRCDPAIFELGIPIFGICYGMQLMTHHFGGKVERAGRREYGKAMLKVENASPLYHGLPEEQYVWMSHSDLVMATPEGFTVDGTNPSCPIAAMSNEEKQMYGVQFHPEVRHTEHGNALLKNFVFNVCECEANWSMENFIEEETAKIQAAVGDRQVLCALSGGVDSSVVAALLHKAIGDQLVCIFVDNGLLRKGEADDVMETFAEEFQMRVIKVDARERFLNKLKGVSDPEQKRKIIGNEFIYVFQDEAGSLEDVDILAQGTLYTDIIESGTDTAQTIKSHHNVGGLPEDMNFDLIEPLNTLFKDEVRELGTQLGLPERIVWRQPFPGPGLGIRVLGEVTEDKLKIVRDSDAILREEIKKAGLDRDIWQYFTALPNMRSVGVMGDARTYDYTVGVRAVTSIDGMTSDWARIPWDVLEIISNRIVNEVDHVNRVVYDITSKPPATIEWE, translated from the coding sequence ATGACAAACGCAAACGATATAATTTTAGTACTCGATTTCGGTGGCCAATACAATCAGCTTATTACACGACGGGTTCGTGAATTTGGCGTGTACAGTGAATTGCATTCGCACAAAATGGCAGTAGAAGAGATTAAGGATATGAATCCTAAAGGAATTATTTTCTCTGGAGGACCAAATTCGGTTTACGAAGAAGGGGCATTTCGTTGTGATCCAGCTATTTTCGAGTTAGGAATTCCGATTTTTGGTATTTGTTATGGAATGCAGCTCATGACACATCATTTTGGCGGGAAAGTTGAACGTGCCGGTAGAAGAGAGTACGGAAAAGCAATGTTAAAAGTCGAAAATGCTTCTCCGTTGTACCACGGACTTCCAGAAGAGCAATATGTTTGGATGAGCCATAGTGACCTTGTCATGGCAACGCCGGAAGGATTTACAGTTGATGGGACAAACCCATCTTGCCCGATTGCGGCTATGAGCAATGAAGAGAAGCAAATGTATGGTGTGCAATTTCACCCGGAAGTACGCCACACCGAGCATGGCAATGCCCTCTTGAAAAACTTTGTATTTAACGTGTGCGAATGTGAAGCCAATTGGTCGATGGAAAACTTTATTGAAGAAGAAACCGCGAAAATTCAAGCGGCAGTTGGAGACCGCCAAGTGCTTTGTGCTCTTAGTGGTGGCGTCGACTCCTCGGTCGTCGCAGCGCTATTGCACAAAGCGATCGGTGATCAGCTCGTCTGTATTTTTGTCGACAACGGATTGCTCCGTAAAGGCGAAGCAGATGACGTAATGGAAACTTTTGCTGAGGAGTTCCAAATGCGCGTCATTAAAGTCGACGCGAGAGAGCGATTCCTGAATAAATTAAAAGGCGTGTCTGACCCAGAACAGAAGCGTAAAATCATTGGCAACGAATTTATTTATGTCTTCCAAGATGAAGCAGGCTCACTCGAAGACGTCGATATTCTCGCTCAAGGAACACTTTATACAGACATTATCGAAAGCGGGACAGATACAGCGCAAACGATTAAGTCACACCACAATGTCGGCGGGCTGCCTGAAGACATGAACTTTGATTTAATCGAGCCATTAAACACATTGTTTAAAGACGAAGTGCGTGAGCTCGGTACCCAGCTAGGACTTCCGGAGCGCATCGTTTGGCGTCAGCCATTCCCAGGTCCTGGACTCGGGATTCGTGTGCTTGGTGAAGTCACAGAGGACAAGCTTAAAATTGTCCGTGACTCCGACGCCATTTTGCGCGAAGAAATTAAAAAAGCTGGATTAGACCGTGACATCTGGCAATACTTCACCGCCCTGCCAAACATGCGCAGTGTCGGTGTGATGGGCGATGCGCGGACTTATGACTATACAGTCGGCGTTCGAGCTGTGACATCGATCGACGGCATGACATCCGACTGGGCGCGCATACCGTGGGACGTGCTTGAAATCATCTCCAACCGCATCGTCAACGAAGTCGACCACGTCAACCGCGTCGTGTACGACATTACGAGTAAGCCACCGGCTACGATTGAGTGGGAGTAG
- a CDS encoding nucleoside phosphorylase: MDKEKMMPNIKVNEGAISEHVIVVGNPERAKMIGDLLEDSQQLAYSREYLTINGYYKGKKVTVASHGVGAAGAAVCFEELIKAGAKKLIRVGTAGSYTEELPPGSLIIADSAVRAEGLTKQMVPEDFPAVADYKLLLKLEEAAQKTDFTYGLGTIVTLDAFYAGPVQFPHMLYKESGALGAEMELAALYVIARLRGVSAAGIFALDGYAFSDMNDYNPHKDFVNKAVRAEIDIALETLLTV, encoded by the coding sequence GTGGATAAAGAAAAGATGATGCCCAATATCAAAGTAAATGAAGGTGCCATTTCGGAACATGTGATTGTCGTCGGTAATCCTGAGCGTGCCAAAATGATAGGTGATTTGTTGGAAGATTCTCAGCAGCTTGCTTATTCAAGAGAATATTTGACAATCAATGGCTATTACAAAGGCAAAAAAGTTACTGTTGCTAGTCACGGAGTAGGTGCTGCAGGGGCTGCTGTCTGTTTTGAAGAGTTGATCAAAGCTGGTGCGAAAAAACTGATTCGTGTCGGTACGGCTGGATCGTATACAGAAGAACTTCCTCCAGGCAGCTTAATTATTGCGGATTCAGCAGTACGGGCAGAAGGATTAACGAAGCAAATGGTTCCTGAAGATTTTCCTGCCGTTGCTGATTATAAACTGCTGCTCAAGCTCGAAGAAGCGGCTCAAAAAACAGACTTTACTTATGGATTAGGGACAATCGTCACTTTGGATGCGTTTTATGCAGGTCCCGTCCAATTTCCACACATGCTTTATAAAGAGTCTGGTGCGTTGGGAGCGGAAATGGAGCTAGCAGCACTCTATGTGATTGCTAGATTAAGAGGTGTATCTGCTGCAGGGATTTTTGCGCTAGATGGTTATGCCTTTAGTGATATGAATGATTACAATCCACACAAAGATTTTGTGAACAAAGCGGTACGTGCCGAAATAGACATCGCTCTAGAAACGTTGCTCACTGTCTAA
- a CDS encoding GntR family transcriptional regulator, with amino-acid sequence MKDFGIEKETLSSLAVKTIIDLIEKDVFKIGEKLDAEQKLADKLNISRPVLREALQKLEHEGYIVRKHGIGTFVISKTPILTTGIEKLDSMTELVKAQGYEVGTIGVTEPKIENDETIRTMLRLAEHDRLLFFERIRTADKKPFALDRIYMNEKYLGADYYSKYAYSSLLSYLSSVQDIHIFSSQCNLFAENASLEDAMKLGIVQNEALQVLEQTFYSNTGDPIFYGKSSIVNNILKFHIVRRR; translated from the coding sequence ATGAAAGATTTTGGGATTGAAAAAGAAACATTATCGTCACTTGCAGTCAAAACTATTATTGATCTGATAGAAAAAGATGTATTTAAAATTGGGGAAAAATTGGATGCTGAGCAAAAGCTCGCTGATAAGTTGAATATTAGTCGTCCTGTCTTGCGCGAAGCACTTCAGAAGTTAGAACATGAGGGATACATTGTGCGAAAGCATGGCATCGGTACATTTGTCATTTCCAAAACGCCGATTTTAACGACAGGAATTGAGAAACTCGACAGTATGACCGAATTGGTGAAGGCACAAGGCTATGAGGTCGGTACAATTGGGGTGACCGAGCCGAAGATTGAAAACGATGAAACGATTAGAACAATGCTGCGCTTGGCGGAGCATGATCGCTTATTGTTCTTTGAGCGCATACGCACGGCGGATAAGAAGCCTTTTGCCTTAGATCGAATTTACATGAATGAAAAATATCTTGGCGCTGATTATTATTCCAAATATGCTTATTCATCATTGTTAAGCTATTTGAGCAGTGTACAGGATATTCACATTTTTAGCTCGCAATGTAATTTATTTGCTGAGAATGCTTCTTTGGAAGATGCGATGAAGCTTGGCATTGTCCAAAATGAAGCTCTTCAAGTGTTGGAACAAACCTTCTACTCCAACACAGGCGATCCGATATTTTATGGAAAAAGTTCAATTGTAAATAATATACTAAAATTCCATATCGTCCGTCGACGTTAA
- a CDS encoding DUF58 domain-containing protein: MRKTYWPLLKTTVTFLLFFFFMGIVFSYAMFHGGFVSWFLFYATLPLTLYLLITMIYPLRNFRVERMLSTSECKVGETVKVTLTIKRTMPFPLFYLLIHDQLPMEAVKGTPPVRALLFPGLKRTLSYSYELQSVRRGEYHFQGVTLSTGDPLGFVQKHHFVSLKDELLVFPEHELAYYEHTGQNRQEGDALARMFDVIDTTMAVGAREYVPGDKFSWVDWKSTARKRTLMTKEFEQRSGHTVRLLLDRSEQQNVAPESFERNISFAVSLAKAIIRKGTTLHFLSLGKDTVNIHLEALKNQESSFRQVLHHLARAERDGEAPFAKQVQETLMRSEKEVTMVFVVQRLDPMLVTTLIKAKETFPYLVVFMPGEDSRDAGQRTLEKQLSAHGMTIGRIRRENIGKAWFEVTK; this comes from the coding sequence ATGAGGAAGACATACTGGCCGCTGCTGAAAACGACAGTGACCTTTCTGCTTTTTTTCTTCTTTATGGGAATTGTTTTTTCATATGCGATGTTTCATGGGGGCTTTGTCAGCTGGTTTTTGTTTTACGCGACCCTTCCGTTAACCTTATACCTGCTCATTACAATGATTTACCCGCTTCGGAACTTTCGTGTCGAGCGCATGCTTTCCACCTCTGAATGTAAGGTGGGGGAGACTGTCAAAGTAACGTTGACCATCAAACGTACAATGCCCTTCCCTCTCTTTTACTTGTTAATTCACGATCAACTGCCGATGGAGGCTGTGAAGGGCACCCCTCCAGTACGTGCGCTTTTATTTCCGGGATTGAAAAGAACGCTCTCGTATTCGTATGAATTACAGTCTGTTCGGCGTGGTGAGTACCACTTTCAAGGAGTGACGTTATCTACAGGTGACCCGCTCGGTTTTGTCCAAAAGCATCACTTTGTATCTTTAAAAGACGAGTTGCTCGTCTTTCCAGAACATGAACTAGCATACTATGAGCATACTGGGCAAAATCGTCAAGAAGGAGACGCACTTGCACGTATGTTCGATGTGATTGATACGACGATGGCCGTTGGTGCCAGAGAATATGTACCTGGAGACAAGTTTTCCTGGGTTGATTGGAAATCGACCGCCCGCAAACGGACGTTAATGACGAAAGAATTTGAACAGCGAAGTGGTCATACAGTTCGTCTGCTGCTCGATCGCTCCGAGCAACAAAACGTGGCGCCAGAATCATTTGAACGGAACATTTCATTTGCCGTCTCGCTTGCAAAAGCGATCATTCGCAAGGGGACAACGCTTCACTTTTTGTCGCTTGGGAAAGACACCGTCAATATTCATCTGGAAGCACTCAAAAATCAAGAATCGTCCTTTCGGCAAGTGCTTCACCATTTGGCAAGGGCAGAGCGAGATGGGGAAGCGCCCTTCGCAAAGCAAGTGCAGGAGACGCTGATGCGTTCCGAAAAAGAGGTGACCATGGTCTTTGTTGTCCAACGGCTTGATCCGATGCTCGTCACGACCCTCATTAAGGCAAAGGAAACTTTTCCATATCTGGTTGTATTTATGCCAGGTGAAGACAGTCGTGATGCTGGACAAAGAACACTTGAAAAGCAGTTGTCAGCACACGGTATGACCATTGGTCGAATCAGACGTGAAAATATAGGCAAAGCCTGGTTTGAGGTGACAAAATAA
- a CDS encoding AAA family ATPase → MNQDHNTYNAQMKTVLDNIERVMIGKRETAVLSLVALLAKGHVLIEDVPGVGKTMMVRALAKSISSVFKRVQFTPDLLPSDLTGVYIYNQKTQDFEFRAGPLMGNVVLADEINRTSPKTQAALLESMEEGNITVDGDTKSLPLPFFVMATQNPVDYEGTYPLPEAQLDRFLLKMNMGYPSFQDEVEVLRRAQLRHPIEEVEPVLSTEQLLQLQEDVLGVFVDETVKRYIVSIVTESRLHPQVELGASPRGSISLMKAAQALAFIFGREYVIPDDVQYLAPYILGHRIVLTAEARFAGANAELVIGDILSKVEVPVVRELNL, encoded by the coding sequence ATGAACCAGGACCATAACACATACAATGCTCAAATGAAAACGGTACTAGATAATATTGAACGAGTGATGATAGGAAAACGAGAAACGGCTGTATTAAGTTTAGTTGCCTTACTAGCGAAGGGGCATGTGTTGATTGAGGATGTCCCCGGGGTAGGTAAAACGATGATGGTTCGTGCATTAGCTAAGTCGATTTCTTCCGTGTTTAAACGAGTTCAGTTTACACCTGATTTACTGCCATCCGATTTGACGGGTGTCTATATATATAATCAGAAAACACAGGATTTTGAATTTAGAGCGGGTCCATTGATGGGAAATGTCGTGCTAGCCGACGAAATTAACCGTACGTCCCCGAAGACTCAGGCGGCACTTTTGGAAAGTATGGAAGAGGGCAACATCACTGTTGACGGAGATACGAAAAGCTTGCCATTGCCGTTTTTTGTTATGGCTACACAAAACCCGGTTGATTATGAAGGGACGTATCCACTGCCCGAAGCACAGCTCGATCGCTTTTTATTGAAAATGAACATGGGGTATCCATCTTTTCAAGATGAGGTTGAAGTGCTTCGACGTGCTCAGCTCCGTCATCCCATTGAAGAAGTAGAGCCTGTTCTCAGTACTGAACAATTACTTCAATTGCAGGAAGATGTCCTTGGCGTCTTCGTCGACGAGACGGTGAAGCGATATATTGTGAGTATTGTAACGGAATCACGACTTCATCCGCAGGTTGAGCTTGGGGCAAGTCCAAGAGGTTCAATTAGTTTAATGAAGGCAGCGCAGGCGTTAGCATTTATTTTTGGGCGAGAATATGTCATTCCCGATGACGTGCAATACTTAGCACCTTATATTCTAGGACATCGTATTGTTCTGACGGCAGAAGCTCGATTTGCCGGTGCAAACGCTGAGCTCGTGATTGGTGACATTCTTTCCAAGGTCGAAGTACCCGTTGTACGGGAATTAAATTTATGA